A region from the Pseudomonas triticicola genome encodes:
- a CDS encoding sensor histidine kinase, with protein sequence MVAEAANADQKQAQRLLRLYHLYRLSVGITLVLLISSNMDNRLLTSANDDLLRGGSWLYLIINMLLVVFLENTRRPAQLFTLALVDVLLLCGLFYAAGGVASALGNLLVVSVAISNTLLRRRIGLLIAAIAAIGIVGLSFLLGLSRPLSANAYLQAGTLGALCFAASLLVQGLIRRLEVSETLAEQRASEVVGLEALNALILQRMRTGILVLDEQRRVQLANHSAQSLLGHSHLQGHLIDEYSPALVERLQLWRNNPTLRPQSLKIPGNGLELQPSFIALEQSPNQQTLVFLEDLAQITQQAQQLKLAALGRLTAGISHEIRNPLGAISHAAQLLAESEELDSADRRLTQIIQDHSQRMNRVIENVLQLSRRQQSAPQRLDLKPWLEDFVGEIREQANERQHIHLRINSGDFTTLMDPNQLRQILDNLIRNAWRHSAQLHEQADVWLALFVDPDSQLAVLEVQDNGPGVSAEEQAHLFEPFFTTSSQGTGLGLYLSRELCESNQARLDFKSRQGGGCFRITFAHGRKQS encoded by the coding sequence GTGGTCGCTGAGGCCGCCAACGCCGACCAGAAACAGGCGCAGCGACTGCTGCGTCTTTATCACCTGTACCGTCTAAGTGTCGGCATCACCCTGGTGTTGCTGATCTCCAGCAACATGGACAACCGCCTGCTGACGTCGGCCAACGACGATCTGCTGCGCGGCGGCAGCTGGCTGTACCTGATCATCAATATGCTGCTGGTGGTGTTCCTCGAAAACACCCGGCGCCCGGCGCAGTTGTTCACCCTGGCGCTTGTCGATGTGCTGCTGTTGTGCGGCCTGTTCTACGCGGCGGGCGGCGTGGCCAGTGCGCTGGGCAATTTGCTGGTGGTCTCGGTAGCGATCAGCAACACCCTGCTGCGCCGACGCATCGGCCTGCTGATTGCCGCCATCGCGGCGATCGGCATTGTCGGCCTGAGCTTTCTGCTGGGTCTCAGCCGCCCCTTGAGCGCCAACGCGTACCTGCAAGCCGGCACCCTCGGCGCGCTGTGCTTCGCCGCCTCACTGCTGGTGCAAGGGCTGATTCGTCGCCTCGAAGTCAGCGAGACCCTGGCCGAACAGCGCGCCAGCGAAGTGGTCGGGCTGGAGGCGCTGAACGCGTTGATCCTGCAACGCATGCGCACCGGCATTCTGGTGCTCGATGAACAACGCCGAGTGCAACTGGCCAATCACAGTGCGCAGAGTCTGCTCGGCCATAGTCATCTGCAAGGTCATTTGATCGACGAATATTCGCCAGCACTCGTCGAGCGTCTGCAACTGTGGCGTAACAATCCGACCTTGCGCCCGCAGAGCCTGAAAATCCCCGGCAATGGCCTTGAGCTGCAGCCCAGTTTCATCGCCCTTGAGCAGAGCCCGAACCAGCAGACGCTGGTGTTTCTCGAAGACCTGGCGCAAATCACCCAACAGGCGCAGCAACTCAAGCTCGCTGCGCTCGGGCGTTTGACCGCCGGCATCTCCCATGAAATTCGCAATCCACTGGGAGCGATCAGTCATGCCGCACAGCTGTTGGCCGAGTCCGAGGAACTCGATAGCGCAGATCGACGTCTGACGCAGATTATTCAAGACCACTCCCAGCGCATGAACCGAGTCATCGAAAACGTCCTGCAACTGTCCCGCCGCCAGCAAAGCGCGCCGCAACGGCTGGACCTCAAGCCGTGGCTGGAAGACTTCGTCGGCGAAATCCGCGAGCAGGCCAATGAGCGCCAGCACATTCATCTGCGGATCAATTCCGGCGATTTCACCACGTTGATGGATCCCAACCAGTTGCGACAGATTCTCGACAATCTGATACGCAATGCCTGGCGTCACAGTGCGCAACTGCACGAGCAGGCCGACGTCTGGCTGGCACTGTTCGTCGACCCCGACAGCCAATTGGCAGTGCTCGAAGTGCAGGACAACGGCCCCGGCGTGTCGGCCGAGGAACAGGCGCATCTGTTTGAGCCGTTCTTCACTACCAGCAGCCAGGGCACCGGTCTTGGCCTTTATCTGTCCCGTGAGCTGTGCGAAAGCAACCAGGCACGCCTAGACTTCAAATCACGCCAAGGCGGCGGCTGCTTTCGCATCACTTTTGCTCACGGACGGAAACAAAGTTGA
- a CDS encoding PP0621 family protein, giving the protein MLRLLFWIALIFAAIWLWRKFKAPAASTRPPREQDAPPMVRCAHCGVHLPRDRALGNQQQWYCSQAHLEQGPGASGR; this is encoded by the coding sequence ATGCTTCGTTTATTGTTCTGGATTGCCCTGATCTTCGCCGCCATCTGGCTCTGGCGCAAATTCAAGGCCCCCGCCGCCTCCACCCGACCGCCGCGCGAACAGGACGCGCCGCCGATGGTGCGTTGCGCACATTGCGGCGTGCACCTGCCGCGCGACCGCGCGCTGGGCAACCAGCAACAGTGGTATTGCAGCCAGGCTCATCTCGAGCAAGGCCCGGGCGCCAGTGGTCGCTGA
- a CDS encoding outer membrane protein assembly factor BamD, with translation MQVKHLLLIAILALTAACSSKEVVDENLSEAELYQQAQTDLDNNSYTSATAKLKALESRYPFGRYADQAQLELIYANYKNAEPEAAKSAAERFIRLHPQHPNVDYAYYLKGLTSFDQDVGLLARFLPLDMTKRDPGAARDSYNEFAQLTSRYPNSRYAPDAKQRMIYLRNLLAAYEIHVADYYLTRQAYVAAANRGKYVVENFQETPSVGDGLAVMTEAYQRLHLDDLAATSLETLKLNYPDHPSLQDGQFVPRVAEADNRSFLSKATLGLIESRPPLPPGETRANQDVQKQFQDAKDAIPNELKPKDENGDVIEEPEPESSDTDRSWFSYMTFGVFD, from the coding sequence ATGCAAGTGAAACACCTGCTGCTGATCGCCATCCTCGCATTGACCGCTGCTTGCTCATCGAAGGAAGTCGTAGACGAAAACCTCAGCGAAGCCGAGCTGTATCAGCAGGCTCAGACTGATCTGGACAACAACAGCTACACCAGCGCCACAGCCAAGCTGAAGGCTCTGGAGTCGCGTTATCCGTTCGGTCGCTACGCCGATCAGGCTCAGCTGGAGTTGATCTACGCCAACTACAAGAACGCCGAGCCGGAAGCTGCAAAGTCTGCCGCCGAGCGTTTCATTCGTTTGCATCCGCAGCATCCGAACGTGGATTACGCGTACTACCTCAAGGGTCTGACCTCGTTCGACCAGGACGTCGGCCTGCTGGCGCGCTTCCTGCCGCTGGACATGACCAAGCGTGACCCGGGCGCCGCCCGCGACTCCTACAACGAGTTCGCGCAGCTGACCAGCCGCTACCCGAACAGCCGCTACGCGCCGGACGCCAAGCAGCGCATGATCTATCTGCGCAACCTGTTGGCCGCCTACGAAATCCACGTCGCCGACTACTACCTGACCCGTCAGGCTTATGTAGCCGCTGCCAACCGTGGCAAGTACGTCGTGGAAAACTTCCAGGAAACCCCATCGGTCGGCGACGGCCTGGCGGTGATGACCGAAGCCTACCAGCGTCTGCACCTCGACGATCTGGCCGCCACCAGCCTGGAAACCCTGAAGCTCAACTACCCGGATCACCCGAGCCTGCAAGATGGCCAGTTCGTGCCACGCGTAGCCGAGGCCGACAACCGTTCGTTCCTGAGCAAGGCGACTCTGGGCCTGATCGAATCGCGTCCACCGCTGCCGCCGGGCGAAACCCGCGCCAACCAGGACGTGCAGAAGCAGTTCCAGGACGCGAAAGATGCGATCCCGAACGAGCTCAAGCCTAAGGACGAGAACGGCGACGTGATCGAAGAGCCAGAGCCGGAATCCAGCGACACCGATCGCTCGTGGTTCAGCTACATGACCTTCGGCGTGTTCGACTGA